The Paenibacillus sp. RC334 nucleotide sequence AATAAATCATTATAATAGTATTCATAAGTAAATACATATGATGAAAATGGAGGAGTTGGCTTTGGATCAATCTTTAATCGTATTTGTTATGGCAGCGGAGAAACAAAACTTCACAAGAACAGCCGAAGAGTTACACATGACCCAGCCTGCCGTAAGTCAATACATTCAAACGCTGGAGCGTACGATGGGAGCCCGGCTTTTGGAGCGAAGTAATAAATATGTGCGTTTAACCAAAGCCGGTGAAATTGTATATCATCATGCCCAGGAAATTATCCGCCTCCACACCCGAATGCAGTATTTAGTGGACGAGCTGATGAATACAGCAAAAGGCAATCTGTCCATTGGCGCAAGCTACACGTACGGAGAGTACGTACTTCCTCATGTGATTGCGCAAATGAGAAGTCAATATCCGCTCATTCAGCCCTCCATTAGCATCGGCAACACTCAGGAAATTGAAAGATTGGTGATCGGCAATCAACTGGATGTGGGGATTATTGAAGGAGAATTTCAGCATGACCATTTGTACATTGAACCGTTTGCAGAAGATGAAATGTATATTGTCGTTCCACATCATCATCGTTTGGCTGGTAAAGCTCAAGTGGGATTAAGTGAGCTACAAGAGGACATTTGGATTCTGCGCGAAGAAGGCTCTGGAACCCGGGAAGCGGCGGAAAAGATGTTTGCACGATTTCAGTTTGCCCCTGCTCATATTATGGATTTTGGCAGCACTCAGATTATTAAAGAGTCTGTAGAAGCAGGCTTGGGCATTTCTTTGCTGTCACAGTGGACAATTCAAAAGGAACTCACCTTGGGCACTTTAAAAGTGTTGGATATAAGCGGCTTCCCGGTCGTTCGAAAATTCTCTTTTCTGACCCCTTCTGCGGTATTTGAAACGAAAGCGGCTACCGTTTTTTTAGAGGTTTTACGAGGTTATAACGTGAAAAGGTGAACCGCCTACTCCGTTTTTATGAAAAAGATCCAAAAGCCCCTTGCTTGAAAGCAAGGGGCAGCAAATCCTGCTCCTTCAATTCCATCGGATGACTGCGGTTGCTTAAACAACATGTGTTGCACTTATATGTTATAGCGGCGGCCCGCCTGCTGCAATCATCAAAAAGACAAAATGTTGGATAGACAACACACTCGTTATATTTTTGTTTTAAGAGGATAGATGGTCTTGCCCATGATACAAAAAGTGGCTAAAATCGGCGTAGCTGCCTTGAAATTGTTGCATGTCGTGGGCGGCAATCCCTACAAAATTCCCTGTAAATCCACCTGATAAAAAGCTGATATTTTGCTTTTCAAAAAGTGGAGTCCAGGTGGGTTCATTCCCGAGATGGTAATAAAATCGTCCTTGGGTTGCATGGACTTCTACGGCCAAATGTATAGGAAGATCCTCCTGAAGTATAATCGCATGGGGAACTAATGTGAATGTATCTGCTTCACATCGCATCATGCGCAGTACTTTCCCTTGTCCCTCTTCATAGCTGACATAGGCATATAGATAATTTTCATCATTTAGATACAGCAGGAGCCCCGCCATTTGCAAATAGCTGACAGGTTGATATTCCAGTGCCGTTTCCACCCGAAAATGATGATCGGTTTGCCGGATGGCAAGCACATGATGATGAAACAGACTTTGAATGGATTCTCCAGCCAGAATTCGAAGATAGCCCGGACGCTGGCTCAGTGAGCACCAACGGTCATCCGCCAGTATGCGCAATGTGTTCCACGTTTTATTTAAAACGGGCCCCTCGAAAAAGTCTTCGAATATAAAGCTGTGCTTCTGCCCTGCCGAGAAATTGGTTCCGATAGGTGCAGGCACTTCGAATTGCGGCGTATGGCCCCCGCCGGTTAATCGCAGCCAGCCTTCATCATTCCAGTACACGTGCTGCAAGGCTGTTTCTCGCCCTAAAATGGCATACTTCCCTTCCAATGGACGAGTACATAAATGAGCCATATACCAATCGCCATCTGGCGTCTGTACAAGACTGCCATGTCCTGCACATTGTAAAGGGAATTCAGGACGATCGCGTGACGTAAGCATCGGGTTATGCGGGTCTACTTCATAAGGCCCGGATAGCTGCTTCGAACGGGCTACGGTTACCGCATGTCCCGTACCCGTTCCACCTTCCGCTGTAATAAGGTAATAATATCCGTTTTGCTTGTAGATATGAGGGGCTTCTGTCTTTTTCAAAGGCGTGCAATCAAAAATTTTCACAGGCTCGCCAATAAGTCGTTGCTGCCTGCTATCGTATTCCTGCATAACAATACCTGAAGATTTATTGCTGTCCAACATGCGGTAATCCCACAATGCATTCAATAGCCATTTACGTCCATCCTCGTCGTGAAATAAAGACGGATCGAATCCACTACTGTTGAGATAAACCGGGTCTGACCATGGGCCATGAATCGCAGGCGCCGTCATCACAAAATTATGAACGTCCTTAAACGGACGTCTGGTGCTCTTCACATCCGTATAGAGCAGATAAAAAAGGTTATCCGCGTAGCTCAGCTGCGGCGCCCAAATGCTGCAATTTTTCGGGTTTCCTTTTAAATCAACCTGATCGGTCAAAATATCTGTACAGTGCTCCCAATGAGCCAAATCTGTGGACTGATACACCCGTACTCCCGGCAGCCACTCAAACGATGACACGACAATATAGTAAGTATCCTCGACTCGTACAATACACGGATCGGGATTAAAGCCTTTTAATATGGGATTTTGGATCATCATGAGAAATTGCTCCTCCTTGCTTCCAAAAAGTGTCTCCAACAAAAACCTGCTCCTTGCTCCACACTTCTGCTCCTGTTTCAAAACAACCCGCCCACCGAACACGCTGCCTACGCAACGAGGCAACATCGGATACACCATACTCCTGATAGCAAACTGTTTTCTCATTTGCAGCATCGTCCCAATTGTCCCAACCCCGTGGATCAATATGTTCGCCCATTTTACAATCCACAAATACGGTCTTGGCATACTCACGCCACGGACGCCCCAAAAATACCGGGGTAATATCAGGCTCTGCGGTTAAGTAGCAATGATTGAATACATAGCCATACGCTTGTCCGTGGGGAGTGGAGGCGGCTGTAACGTAGCTCGTTTGGTTCTCATGATGGCGCAAACTGCGAATTTCGCAATGTTCAAAATAAGCGGTAGCCCCACCAAAAATGAAGTCTACCGTTCCCTCGATATAACATTGCTGATAAAGCTGGCGATAGTGGGCATGATGTTCTTTCAAATGAATGCCGCCAAACTTTAGCCGTTCTTTCGGTGCCGGAGGCAAGGGGCCTGTAAATAATGTATCCTGATGCCCGCGAAAGGTGCAGTTTCTAAAAACCGTTTTATCACAGTGAGCATATACGGCAACAGCCTGTCCAATGGCTTCCCCCTGTCCCGCCGTGTTGGAAATCGTGAGATTTTCCAAAATCAGATGGCTACCGCCTAAAAATAAAGTGGGAGTCGCAAAGGTTCCTATTTCCTCGCCTGCCTCATCCAGCTCCCTGGCATACCGATGCATTCGAATGTCTACCTGTCCGATGCCTATGATATGAAGACACGAACGGTAGATCCGCACCTCCTCCTCGTAGGTACCCGATAAAATATACAGCGTTTCCATTTCGTTAGAAGGCGACTGCTCCAATACAGCAATCGCCTCCTGAATCGTATGAAAATCACAAAAGGATTCTTTCCCTACCAGCATGGTTGCCCCAATCCTTTCATTGGAATTACAGATGTTCTGCTAAAAATGACTGCCACGCCATTCGCATTTCCAAGGTCTCCATATGCCCGCCACCTGCGATCACAGGCTGCCAATGTTCAGGGTGACCTGCTTCCTGGTAAGCTTCCAGCAGTCCTTTCGCCAGATGCTCGACTCCTTCAATAGGACACATTCGGTCATTTTGACCTGTTATGCTCATTCGTGGACGGGGAACAATCCGCTTTTGAATATCCAACGTGGTAAAATGCTTTAGCAAGCCGGGGACATAGGAATAGAAGCCATGGTGATCCAGTCCCCTTTTGGCGATCAGCGTATGGGCATCTACCTGTCCGCAAATATCAATGGTGACCTGTATCCGCTCATCTAACGCTGCCAGCCACCACGCCATCAGACCTCCCATCGACATGCCAATCGTTGCGATGCGGGAAGCATCAACACTCTCTCGCTGGCACATATAGTCCACCAAACGACGGTTATCGTACAGCATCATGCCCCACAGCACCTGGCCCTGCCAGAGCATCTCCTTTACCAGCTCACTTTCGGTTTTGCCCCCACGTTCATTAAAGCCCCACATGTCAATACAACAAGCGCAATAGCCCATGTCTGTCAGGGTTTTGGCAAACGAGGGCTGCTGCAAGTAAGAGCTGCTATGGATAAATTCCTTGCGTCCATTCGTATAATTGCCCCCATGCGAATGGTTGAAAATGACCAATGGAAACGGACTGTTTCCTTGTAGTGGTGTGGCTATATAAGCTGGCACAGGCTCGATTCCGTTTATGTCCAGCAGGAGAGATTCCAGTTGGTATCCCTCTTGCTCCTCTTGCTTTAGCACGGTAGCTGTAACGGGTCGATCTGCCGGAAGATCTCCCAATAATGCTTGCAGCTTATCCACGTGTTCCCTCCTTCCATGCCCCTCCTAAATCAGGATTTTTGCAAAATCCTCAATTAAAAACATTTTGTTCAGAAGGTTGTATCGTCACTTGTTCGATCAGCTTTTCAGGCTGGTTTGTATTTTTCGAATGACAACGGTTGACTTCAACGCCTTCCCCGTTTTCAATATAAAAAGCAGGGCCTTCATGATTCTCAATGGTCACCTGTTGAAAACGGATATCTCTAACATTGCCTAGATAAAAACCACGGTTGTTCATATCTTCGATCCCTGTCATCATGGCAGGACGGCCGGGAATCGCATTTTTCGCCATAGAAATATCAATATTGGAAAATGTAATTTCAGCAATATATTGTTCTGCAAGTCCGTATAAGAATCCAGCAGCCGCATGAACCTGTCGTGCCGTGATATCGGAAAAATGAATCCGTCTAAAGCAAGGCGTTTCATCGGTAATTGGATAGGGATTTTTGTCCCAGACATATTTGTCTTTGCCCCGAGGTCCGCAGAAATAATAGAGATTCAGAATAAATGGACAAATCACATCTTCCATCACAATATTGCTAACGCGAATATCCTCGATGATTCCGCCACGTCCCCGTCTTGATTTCAGGCGGATGCCCCGATCCGTTTGCTTGAACACACAATTGCTGATCGTGACATTACGGATATCTCCACTCATCTCGCTTCCCAGTACGACAGCGCCATGTCCATGCACCATCGTACAGTTGGTAATCGTTATATTTTCACAAGGAATCCTCTCCTGTGTATCTTCGGTTCCTGCTTTGATCGCAATACAATCATCGCCCACATCAATATTGCAGTTACTAATACGAACATTGGAACAGGATTCGGGATTAATGCCATCCGTATTGGGGGAATCCGCCGGGTTAAGAATGGACACATTGTCAATCGTAACGTTATAACAAGCGATAGGGTTTACAGTCCAACTGGGGGAATTTTTCAACATGATATCTTTAATGGTGACCCGCTGACAACGGTCAAAGCTGATTAATTTGGGTCTCGGGTACTGTAACTCCTCGGGATGATTCCGATGCTTTTCCCACCACGGTTGACCATTTCCGTCCAGCGTTCCGCTGCCTGTAACTGAAATATTCTCTAGGTTCTGCCCATAAATACACGACGCATGTACTTCTCGCTGAATGCCTTCCCATCTGGATTCTACTACAGGATAATCAACCAAATCCGTACTGAAGGAAAGAATTGCACCGGGGCTTAAATGCAGCTCAATGTTACTTTTCAGAAAGATTGCGCCTGTCAGATACGTACCCGAGGGAACAAATACCGTTCCTCCCCCGGCATTACTGGCCGCTTCGATCGCAGCCGCAATCGCCCCTGTTGCCAACGTCGTACCATCCTGAGGTGCTCCATAATCTACAATGTTATACATTTGCATCTCGTTCTCTCCTGTCTTCATTTTTTGTGAATACGAAAATGATGTATAGGCTGAACTTAAAAATACACTGGAAAACGGAGTAGGCGGAATGGTGCTGAACAAGCGTCAGCGATGGTAAGCACCATCCGCCTGCGTAGTGGCACTTCATGTACACTGATGTTCAACCTATATCTATATCCTTATTTTTTCGATTTCTTATACGCTTCTTCGTATTCAGTAATAATCTGTGATCCACCGGAATTTTTCCAGTTTTCTACCGCTGCTTTAAATCCGGCTTCATCGGTCTCACCCATAATAAATTTGAACGTAGCATCGGTAATAATTTTTTCGAGCTCAGTTCCTTTTTCATTGGCAGTTACAGAATCCAGAGGAACGGTTGGGTCCAAAACGGCAAATTCGTTATTTTCCTTGATTAATTGATTGGCCAGTTCCTTTTCAGGGTTGGCATCTTTTAACGTGTAAGTTACTTCACTCGGTCTGGAGCTTGCAAACGGCTGTACATCTGCTTGCCACAAATCGGTGTTAATAATTCTGAAAGCTCCTTCATTATCAATGTCATAATGAGTTCCCTTGATACCACCTGTCATGTCCATAAATACTTCTTCATCAATCAAATCATTGACAAATTGAAGTAATCTCTTCAATTGAGCTTCCGTCTTCACCTCGGATTTAGGAAATGCCAGCAAACCGCCAACTCCGCTGCCCTCGGACCAAATGTGATATTTACCGTCTCCATTGGAGATTTTATTTACAGGCACCAATTCAAGCCCCTTTTGCAAGCCTTGTGACAGATTTCTCAAGTTGGTGATATCCACCATTCCCGTATAAATTCCGGTTTTCCCTTGAGCAAATTGCTGCTGCTGATCGGTTTTAGCGGTTACGGCGAAATCCTTCGATATATACCCGTTCTTATATAATTTATTGGAATACTTTATCGTTTCCAAATATTGAGGTGTATCAAATTCCGGCGTAAACTTGCCATTCTCATCTACTTTCCAGCCATTAGGTGTGCCAAAATAAGAGCTTAAGGTTTTAAAGCTGCTGTAGCGCAGATCAGATCTGTCGCCAAAGCCTGTCGTATCCTTTTTGCCATTACCGTCCGGATCATCTTCTGTAAACGCTCTCGCAACTTCGTAAAGCTCATCCAGGGTCGTAGGTACTTTAAGTCCTAAACGATCCAGCCAATCTTTGCGAATAACCAAGCCTGCTCGTGCCAAATTTTTCTGGAATGGAACTCCATACAGAACTCCCTCGATGGAGGCTGCATTTCTAACTTCGGGAGGTATCTTTTTTAAATTGTCATAATCGTCCAAATAACTCCCTACATCCCAGAATAGACCTGATTTCAATGAACTTCGAACTGAAGAATTTGTCATCATCGTAAGAGTCACGATATCCGCCAATTCACCAGACGCCAGCGCTGTAGTGATTCTCTCTTCTTTCGATGCATCAGGAACCCAGTTGAACGTAATCTTGGAATTCGTGTATTTTTCAATTTTGTCCTTAATCGTGTCTGTAGGTGGAGAGGCTGTGTGCAATACATTTAACCAGGTTAATTCCAGCTTTGAATTCGGATCATAGGTTTGGCTGCCTTGATCCTCTGCCCCCTTGTCACCGCAAGCAGCTAAAAAAACACTCATGACCATAAGTACGGCAAGAAGGCCCGATACTCCCTTTTTCATCGATATCCCTTTTTTCATTGTGTTTGCTCCTTTTCTGATCGTATATTCATGCCATATCTTCCTCTTTCACCAGAACCTCTCGCTCTATTTTGCTAAACACCTGATGCGTCATCCACATCACGAGATAACCGATGATACTGGCTCCGGCAAAAGTCAGAATTCCTGGGTACAAGCCTAGAATCAATGTAAAAAGCGCGACAATCGCAACAAAAAGAACAAGTGTATATTGTAAATACGAAAACCCAATCACCACGGACATTCTGATTTTCAGCTTGATCCCTTTCCAATCATAATGAGCCAGTAACGGGAAAATGTACGCCAACGAGATGAGATACAAAAAGGCTCCAATAAGCGTCACTACGCGAACATACCAGGATGAGACATTGACGATATCCACATAGAGCACGTAGCCCACGAGGCTGTAAATCGCTCCAATGATCGCCGCTTCTTTAAAACTTTCTCTAAAGTAACGTACAAACGTGGAGAAAATGGCGACCTCCTCATTCCCCCGAATCCATTGCCTTAAAATACTGAGCATAGCGACAGTAGCAGGTCCCACGCCTATAAATCCCAAGCCCAGGATCGTCGCAACCGTCCATAGCAAATTAAGGTAAACCAGCCGGAGCAAGCGCATGCACCATTTGTTCATGTTTTCTACAAACCGTACCATTCCGCATCCTTCCCGTCGTCATTAGTAAACGCCGTCTTCACCAAATTTCTTGGCCAGTCGATTGGAACCCATGATCAGGATTAATCCCACCACGCCTTTAAAAAGTCCTACCGTCGTACTGAAGCTTAATTGTCCATTCTTTAAGCCTGCTGTATAAATGTAGGTGTCAAATATTTCGGCAACCTCGCGGTTTAATGAGTTCAATAGCAGATACATATGCTCAAAGCCCAAATCCAGCGTGCTGCCGATTTTCAGAATTAACAACGTAATAATGACTGGGCGAATCGCAGGCAAGGTAACATGCCATGTTTTTCGGAGACGTCCGGCACCGTCCATTTCTGCTGCCTCATACAGTTGCGTATCCACGACTGTAATCGCCGATAAATAAATGATGGTAGACCAGCCGAGTTCCTTCCAGATCACTTGCCCCATATAAACGGTACGCAACCATTCCGGGGAAGTTAAGAAGCTGATCTTCTCACCGCCTAGTGCAGCAATCATTTCATTCAGTACCCCGCCGTCTACGGTTAAAAATACATAAGAAATCGAAACAATGATGACCCATGACATAAAGTGCGGGATGTAGATAATCGTTTGGATGATATTTTTAAAAACAAGCTTCCTTACCTCATTCAGCATCAATGCCAAAATGATCGGTAATGGAAAGAAGATCACAATGTTGAGCGCAAACAAAACCAGGGTGTTACGTAATAGCATGAAAAACGTGGGCTCGGTAAATAAACGAATGAAATGCTTCATTCCTACCCACGAGCTGCCCGTGATTCCCAAAAAGGCTTGATAATCCTGAAACGCAATGACCAAGCCGCCCATAGGGAAATACTTAAAAATAATGAAGTACACCAGCCCGGGTAAAACCATCAGATACAGCAACTTATGTTTTTGCATACGTAAAAGATTTTCCGTCGTTCTGTTGTTCTTTTTCTTTTTCATATTCGGTTTCATGTTCGGTGCGGGGACACTTGAAACTTTCATTAGCTCGACCTCCTTCAAACGTTCCTGTATACGTTTTCAAGAGTACGTGATTTTTGGCATTACGCATATAATCATCAAATGATAGCGTTTACAAAACCTTATATACCGCCTATTTTCCGGATTTTCACCTTACCTAATGATTACTACACAACCTAATGATTACCCTCTTTTTTCCATGCTTAGGAGAACACCTCAAGATTTGATTATATACGGAATTCCGCCCTCTTGGTACAGTTTACATGTAAACGATTACGAGGAGGTCAATCACTTGGTGCAAAAATCACTAAAAAAAGAATCGCTGGGCAGTCGTATTTTTACCATCGTAAATAGTACATTATTAATTCTCATTGCCCTCACTTGTCTCTTGCCTTTTCTGAATATCATCGCCAGCTCTTTTGCCTCAACCCAAGAAGTGGTAGCTAAAAAATTCATTTTGTTCCCTGTCACTTTTTCCCTGGATGCATATCGGTATATCCTGTCGACCCCAACGATTTTCAGAGGACTAGGGGTTTCGATCGGAGTGACTGTAGTCGGTACCGTGGTGAGTATGATCTTTACTGCTTTTATGGCGTACGGATTATCCCGAAGATATCTGCTTGGCCGAAATACGATTAACTTCATTGTCGTGTTTTCCATGTTGTTTAGCGGGGGGATG carries:
- a CDS encoding DUF624 domain-containing protein, which codes for MVRFVENMNKWCMRLLRLVYLNLLWTVATILGLGFIGVGPATVAMLSILRQWIRGNEEVAIFSTFVRYFRESFKEAAIIGAIYSLVGYVLYVDIVNVSSWYVRVVTLIGAFLYLISLAYIFPLLAHYDWKGIKLKIRMSVVIGFSYLQYTLVLFVAIVALFTLILGLYPGILTFAGASIIGYLVMWMTHQVFSKIEREVLVKEEDMA
- a CDS encoding pectinesterase family protein: MLVGKESFCDFHTIQEAIAVLEQSPSNEMETLYILSGTYEEEVRIYRSCLHIIGIGQVDIRMHRYARELDEAGEEIGTFATPTLFLGGSHLILENLTISNTAGQGEAIGQAVAVYAHCDKTVFRNCTFRGHQDTLFTGPLPPAPKERLKFGGIHLKEHHAHYRQLYQQCYIEGTVDFIFGGATAYFEHCEIRSLRHHENQTSYVTAASTPHGQAYGYVFNHCYLTAEPDITPVFLGRPWREYAKTVFVDCKMGEHIDPRGWDNWDDAANEKTVCYQEYGVSDVASLRRQRVRWAGCFETGAEVWSKEQVFVGDTFWKQGGAISHDDPKSHIKRL
- a CDS encoding glycoside hydrolase family 43 protein, which codes for MMIQNPILKGFNPDPCIVRVEDTYYIVVSSFEWLPGVRVYQSTDLAHWEHCTDILTDQVDLKGNPKNCSIWAPQLSYADNLFYLLYTDVKSTRRPFKDVHNFVMTAPAIHGPWSDPVYLNSSGFDPSLFHDEDGRKWLLNALWDYRMLDSNKSSGIVMQEYDSRQQRLIGEPVKIFDCTPLKKTEAPHIYKQNGYYYLITAEGGTGTGHAVTVARSKQLSGPYEVDPHNPMLTSRDRPEFPLQCAGHGSLVQTPDGDWYMAHLCTRPLEGKYAILGRETALQHVYWNDEGWLRLTGGGHTPQFEVPAPIGTNFSAGQKHSFIFEDFFEGPVLNKTWNTLRILADDRWCSLSQRPGYLRILAGESIQSLFHHHVLAIRQTDHHFRVETALEYQPVSYLQMAGLLLYLNDENYLYAYVSYEEGQGKVLRMMRCEADTFTLVPHAIILQEDLPIHLAVEVHATQGRFYYHLGNEPTWTPLFEKQNISFLSGGFTGNFVGIAAHDMQQFQGSYADFSHFLYHGQDHLSS
- a CDS encoding glycoside hydrolase family 28 protein, with the translated sequence MQMYNIVDYGAPQDGTTLATGAIAAAIEAASNAGGGTVFVPSGTYLTGAIFLKSNIELHLSPGAILSFSTDLVDYPVVESRWEGIQREVHASCIYGQNLENISVTGSGTLDGNGQPWWEKHRNHPEELQYPRPKLISFDRCQRVTIKDIMLKNSPSWTVNPIACYNVTIDNVSILNPADSPNTDGINPESCSNVRISNCNIDVGDDCIAIKAGTEDTQERIPCENITITNCTMVHGHGAVVLGSEMSGDIRNVTISNCVFKQTDRGIRLKSRRGRGGIIEDIRVSNIVMEDVICPFILNLYYFCGPRGKDKYVWDKNPYPITDETPCFRRIHFSDITARQVHAAAGFLYGLAEQYIAEITFSNIDISMAKNAIPGRPAMMTGIEDMNNRGFYLGNVRDIRFQQVTIENHEGPAFYIENGEGVEVNRCHSKNTNQPEKLIEQVTIQPSEQNVFN
- a CDS encoding dienelactone hydrolase family protein, translating into MDKLQALLGDLPADRPVTATVLKQEEQEGYQLESLLLDINGIEPVPAYIATPLQGNSPFPLVIFNHSHGGNYTNGRKEFIHSSSYLQQPSFAKTLTDMGYCACCIDMWGFNERGGKTESELVKEMLWQGQVLWGMMLYDNRRLVDYMCQRESVDASRIATIGMSMGGLMAWWLAALDERIQVTIDICGQVDAHTLIAKRGLDHHGFYSYVPGLLKHFTTLDIQKRIVPRPRMSITGQNDRMCPIEGVEHLAKGLLEAYQEAGHPEHWQPVIAGGGHMETLEMRMAWQSFLAEHL
- a CDS encoding sugar ABC transporter permease, which gives rise to MKVSSVPAPNMKPNMKKKKNNRTTENLLRMQKHKLLYLMVLPGLVYFIIFKYFPMGGLVIAFQDYQAFLGITGSSWVGMKHFIRLFTEPTFFMLLRNTLVLFALNIVIFFPLPIILALMLNEVRKLVFKNIIQTIIYIPHFMSWVIIVSISYVFLTVDGGVLNEMIAALGGEKISFLTSPEWLRTVYMGQVIWKELGWSTIIYLSAITVVDTQLYEAAEMDGAGRLRKTWHVTLPAIRPVIITLLILKIGSTLDLGFEHMYLLLNSLNREVAEIFDTYIYTAGLKNGQLSFSTTVGLFKGVVGLILIMGSNRLAKKFGEDGVY
- a CDS encoding extracellular solute-binding protein, yielding MKKGISMKKGVSGLLAVLMVMSVFLAACGDKGAEDQGSQTYDPNSKLELTWLNVLHTASPPTDTIKDKIEKYTNSKITFNWVPDASKEERITTALASGELADIVTLTMMTNSSVRSSLKSGLFWDVGSYLDDYDNLKKIPPEVRNAASIEGVLYGVPFQKNLARAGLVIRKDWLDRLGLKVPTTLDELYEVARAFTEDDPDGNGKKDTTGFGDRSDLRYSSFKTLSSYFGTPNGWKVDENGKFTPEFDTPQYLETIKYSNKLYKNGYISKDFAVTAKTDQQQQFAQGKTGIYTGMVDITNLRNLSQGLQKGLELVPVNKISNGDGKYHIWSEGSGVGGLLAFPKSEVKTEAQLKRLLQFVNDLIDEEVFMDMTGGIKGTHYDIDNEGAFRIINTDLWQADVQPFASSRPSEVTYTLKDANPEKELANQLIKENNEFAVLDPTVPLDSVTANEKGTELEKIITDATFKFIMGETDEAGFKAAVENWKNSGGSQIITEYEEAYKKSKK
- a CDS encoding LysR family transcriptional regulator; the encoded protein is MDQSLIVFVMAAEKQNFTRTAEELHMTQPAVSQYIQTLERTMGARLLERSNKYVRLTKAGEIVYHHAQEIIRLHTRMQYLVDELMNTAKGNLSIGASYTYGEYVLPHVIAQMRSQYPLIQPSISIGNTQEIERLVIGNQLDVGIIEGEFQHDHLYIEPFAEDEMYIVVPHHHRLAGKAQVGLSELQEDIWILREEGSGTREAAEKMFARFQFAPAHIMDFGSTQIIKESVEAGLGISLLSQWTIQKELTLGTLKVLDISGFPVVRKFSFLTPSAVFETKAATVFLEVLRGYNVKR